DNA sequence from the Lentisphaerota bacterium genome:
ACCGTCACAAACCCAACATTGCGTCTTGGGATATCATTATGTAAATTCACTAGCATCCCATAGGCTCAGCCCACGGGCTTAAAAAATGCTGACCGGGCGGCCGAACGCCTGTAACCTACAGGCGCATGAAAACGAACACACGTCGACGGCGCCGCCAAGCGCCCCGCGCCCGCGAAGGCGCGGCAACCCGGCCAACGAGACGTAATCTTACCGGATTCCGGCAGACTTGCAACCTGATTCCCGGACACTTGGTTCAAAAACTGTCGCGTGAGTTCGAGATCGACGCCCGAACATTCAGTGCGAACAGTCACGTGCTCTCGCTGCTCTACACGCACCTGGCGCACACTGACAGCCTGAACGAGACTTGCGACGCGCTGCGCGTGCATGAGGCCGAGTTCATGCGCATGCGCGGGGCGACGTCGCCGGCGCGGAACACGCTCTCCAAC
Encoded proteins:
- a CDS encoding DUF4372 domain-containing protein, coding for MKTNTRRRRRQAPRAREGAATRPTRRNLTGFRQTCNLIPGHLVQKLSREFEIDARTFSANSHVLSLLYTHLAHTDSLNETCDALRVHEAEFMRMRGATSPARNTLSN